Proteins co-encoded in one Candidatus Equadaptatus faecalis genomic window:
- the secG gene encoding preprotein translocase subunit SecG: protein MKAVLTVIHVIVCIALIAVVLMQHRKSGGFTGAFGSGTQADMSGNGTWQRMSGLHKATAGLIAAFMVLSILQLIIR from the coding sequence ATGAAAGCAGTATTGACAGTGATTCACGTCATAGTTTGCATAGCTCTTATTGCGGTCGTGCTTATGCAGCACAGAAAAAGCGGCGGTTTTACAGGCGCGTTCGGCAGCGGTACGCAGGCTGATATGAGCGGCAACGGAACATGGCAGCGCATGAGCGGGCTTCACAAAGCAACAGCCGGACTCATTGCGGCATTCATGGTTCTTTCGATACTCCAGCTGATTATCCGTTAG
- the rpsI gene encoding 30S ribosomal protein S9, whose protein sequence is MAAKKTAAPAFIWGTGRRKNGIARVRIREGAGAFLINNREVENYFPRPIWASKAKEALAVAGLEGKIDVFVNVHGGGLTGQSGAVSLGLARAIIKFNPELRPVLKKAGLLRRDPRMVERKKVGQPKARANKQFSKR, encoded by the coding sequence ATGGCAGCAAAGAAAACGGCGGCTCCGGCCTTTATCTGGGGCACAGGCAGAAGAAAGAACGGCATTGCACGCGTTCGCATTCGTGAAGGCGCAGGTGCGTTTCTTATCAACAACCGCGAAGTAGAAAATTATTTCCCGCGTCCGATTTGGGCGTCAAAAGCTAAGGAAGCGCTTGCCGTTGCAGGTCTCGAAGGCAAAATAGACGTATTTGTCAACGTGCACGGCGGCGGTCTTACAGGACAGTCAGGCGCGGTTTCGCTTGGTCTTGCAAGAGCTATCATAAAATTTAATCCGGAACTTCGTCCGGTTCTTAAAAAAGCCGGTCTGCTCAGACGCGACCCGAGAATGGTCGAACGCAAAAAAGTCGGACAGCCGAAAGCAAGAGCCAACAAACAGTTCTCAAAACGTTAA
- a CDS encoding TldD/PmbA family protein produces the protein MNWKPADRENIEALADWLLTEAKRRGAEGAEVAYSEGEGNSLSLKDGEVEECISGASSALGVRVLLGGGRQGAASGDKFDKASVSELLDWSLSNAGSAEPEEGVFLYSGEPLFADPEILRIDPEIDRITAQQRMESCRQLTALAGSADSRIISVRAVVWQDGRGSDFYASTEGLSGWERGSSASCEAVVLAQQNGCTEMGGYGMDSHRLCELDVEKTALRAVSDAVSALGGSPVKTGNYTIVLEPEAAASLIEITGDLFCATDIQKNRSMMKSKLGEAVASACFTLSDNGRIPWKAGTSCWDSEGVPTGETVLIENGIAKNYLYNLQSAYKDGVKSTGNCVRGLSTLPNTGCSNLVLKGGGETEQALVASLKKGIYLTEFMGLHTIDPVSGDFSVGAKGLLIENGEKTRPVSGITIASNLFDFLKNITAVGSDVQFFDAVSAAALVVENITVAGK, from the coding sequence ATGAACTGGAAACCGGCGGACAGGGAAAATATAGAGGCTCTTGCCGACTGGCTGCTTACCGAGGCAAAGCGCAGGGGCGCAGAAGGCGCCGAGGTTGCGTATTCCGAGGGTGAGGGAAACAGTCTTTCGCTTAAAGACGGAGAGGTTGAGGAGTGCATTTCGGGCGCAAGTTCAGCGCTCGGCGTCCGCGTGCTGCTCGGTGGCGGACGGCAGGGTGCCGCAAGCGGCGACAAGTTTGACAAGGCTTCCGTTTCCGAACTGCTTGACTGGAGTCTTTCAAACGCAGGGTCAGCCGAGCCGGAAGAAGGCGTTTTTCTTTATAGCGGCGAACCTCTTTTTGCCGACCCCGAAATCTTGCGGATTGACCCTGAAATAGACAGAATAACAGCGCAGCAGAGAATGGAAAGCTGCAGGCAGCTTACGGCTTTGGCAGGCAGCGCGGACAGCAGGATAATTTCCGTACGCGCAGTTGTCTGGCAGGACGGACGGGGCAGCGATTTTTACGCTTCGACAGAGGGGCTTTCGGGCTGGGAGAGAGGCAGTTCCGCAAGCTGCGAGGCTGTAGTCCTCGCACAGCAGAACGGCTGTACGGAGATGGGCGGCTACGGCATGGATTCGCACAGGCTCTGCGAGCTTGACGTTGAAAAAACGGCGCTCCGCGCCGTTTCGGACGCTGTTTCGGCTCTCGGGGGCTCTCCTGTGAAGACGGGAAATTACACGATAGTACTGGAACCGGAAGCAGCGGCATCGCTTATTGAAATTACCGGCGATTTGTTCTGTGCGACGGATATTCAGAAGAACAGATCCATGATGAAAAGCAAGCTTGGAGAAGCCGTTGCTTCGGCATGCTTTACCCTTTCAGACAACGGGCGGATTCCATGGAAGGCAGGAACCTCCTGCTGGGATTCCGAAGGTGTTCCGACCGGCGAAACCGTGCTTATAGAAAACGGCATAGCGAAGAATTATCTGTACAATCTTCAGAGCGCGTACAAGGACGGGGTAAAATCGACAGGGAACTGTGTCCGCGGACTTTCAACGCTGCCGAACACGGGCTGCTCAAATCTTGTGCTGAAAGGCGGCGGCGAGACGGAGCAGGCGCTTGTAGCGTCGCTTAAAAAAGGCATATACCTCACGGAGTTTATGGGATTGCATACAATTGACCCTGTCAGCGGAGATTTTTCCGTCGGTGCTAAGGGACTGCTGATTGAAAACGGTGAGAAAACACGCCCCGTGAGCGGCATAACCATTGCCTCGAATTTGTTTGATTTTCTGAAAAACATAACTGCGGTGGGCTCCGACGTGCAGTTTTTTGACGCCGTTTCGGCAGCCGCCCTCGTTGTTGAAAACATAACGGTTGCCGGAAAGTAA
- a CDS encoding acyl--CoA ligase, whose product MPITKLLERNADKYPEDIALVELNPAVQDNLRRTWREYDLIQSTSPEPYRREINWQIFDEKANRFANMLLARGIKKGDKVAILLMNCLEWLPIYFGVLKTGALAVPLNFRYSSDEIEYCLNLSEADVLIFGPEFIGRVEEIAEKISKNRLLFFVGDACPTFAESYTLQVQNYSSRRPGIKLTDDDFGAIYFSSGTTGFPKAILHKHRSLVHAAKVEAKHHGQKKNDVFLCIPPLYHTGAKMHWFGSLVSGSRAVLLKGTKPEAILQAVSSEHCTIVWLLVPWAQDILDALDRGDLKKEAYELSQWRLMHIGAQPVPRSLIQHWKDYFPKHQYDTNYGLSESIGPGCVHLGLRNVRKVGAIGVPGYGWECKIVNGRRQKVKQGEVGELAVKGPGVMFCYYNDPKATKEVLDAEGWLYTGDMAKQDEEGFYYLVDRKKDVIISGGENIYPVQIEDFLHKQDDIKDVAVIGLPDKRLGEITAAIIEIKQGHTLTEDAVREFCMQLPRYKRPVKIIFADVPRNPTGKIEKPKLRKMYNADKIVEEENMA is encoded by the coding sequence ATGCCAATCACAAAACTTCTTGAAAGAAACGCGGACAAGTATCCGGAAGACATTGCTCTTGTCGAGCTCAATCCGGCAGTGCAGGACAATCTGCGCAGAACGTGGCGGGAATACGATCTCATACAGTCCACAAGCCCCGAGCCGTACCGCCGTGAAATAAACTGGCAGATTTTTGACGAAAAGGCGAACCGTTTTGCCAATATGCTGCTTGCGCGCGGAATCAAGAAAGGCGACAAGGTCGCCATTCTGCTTATGAACTGTCTTGAATGGCTGCCGATATACTTCGGCGTGCTTAAAACCGGCGCTCTTGCGGTGCCTCTTAATTTCCGCTACTCGTCGGACGAAATAGAGTACTGTCTAAACCTTTCGGAGGCTGACGTACTTATTTTCGGACCTGAATTTATCGGCAGGGTTGAAGAAATAGCGGAAAAAATATCCAAAAACCGTCTGCTTTTCTTCGTAGGCGACGCCTGTCCGACCTTTGCGGAAAGCTACACGCTGCAGGTTCAGAATTACTCAAGCAGACGCCCGGGCATAAAGCTTACTGACGACGATTTCGGCGCTATATACTTCTCAAGCGGCACGACAGGCTTCCCGAAAGCGATACTGCACAAGCACCGTTCGCTTGTGCACGCGGCTAAGGTTGAAGCAAAGCACCACGGACAGAAGAAAAACGACGTGTTCCTCTGCATACCGCCGCTCTATCACACAGGCGCGAAAATGCACTGGTTCGGAAGCCTTGTAAGCGGAAGCCGCGCGGTGCTGCTGAAGGGTACGAAGCCTGAGGCAATACTGCAGGCAGTATCCTCGGAACACTGCACGATAGTATGGCTGCTTGTTCCGTGGGCTCAGGACATTCTTGACGCGCTTGACCGCGGCGACCTGAAAAAAGAAGCCTACGAACTCAGCCAGTGGCGGCTTATGCATATCGGCGCCCAGCCTGTGCCGCGCAGTCTCATACAGCACTGGAAAGACTACTTCCCGAAGCACCAGTACGACACGAACTACGGACTGTCCGAGTCCATAGGACCGGGCTGTGTCCACCTCGGACTGAGAAACGTCCGCAAGGTCGGTGCAATAGGCGTGCCGGGCTACGGCTGGGAATGCAAAATAGTCAACGGCAGACGTCAGAAAGTGAAGCAGGGCGAAGTAGGTGAACTCGCCGTAAAGGGTCCCGGCGTAATGTTCTGCTACTATAACGACCCGAAAGCGACCAAAGAAGTGCTTGACGCTGAGGGCTGGCTCTACACGGGCGACATGGCGAAACAGGACGAGGAAGGCTTCTACTACCTTGTTGACCGCAAAAAGGACGTCATAATATCAGGCGGCGAAAACATCTACCCTGTTCAGATTGAAGATTTCCTGCACAAACAGGACGACATCAAGGACGTTGCGGTCATCGGACTTCCCGACAAGCGCCTCGGTGAAATAACGGCGGCGATTATTGAAATTAAGCAGGGGCATACGCTTACGGAAGACGCGGTGCGCGAATTCTGTATGCAGCTTCCGCGCTACAAACGCCCGGTAAAAATCATCTTCGCCGACGTTCCGCGCAACCCTACGGGAAAAATTGAAAAACCGAAGCTGCGCAAAATGTACAACGCGGATAAAATTGTAGAAGAAGAAAATATGGCGTAG
- a CDS encoding GerMN domain-containing protein, translating into MPERRYSRFDPEYSEQNGGLFDDFDDTDDEYGEAPRSRFEDADKGSLFGGRKKKKKAAFEETEGRLFEDGTEDDYDEDSEPPRTPLAVRILAMLVFLAAIFAAGYYGTGYLAGVMGHEDRPAAEKGTAQFQKSGKEQEKKQTPVSKSDGTAKYKLFIPNGKDFSVRSVEISRGTVEQDMKKLLEMYFANLKEAGIISSDVTILNLFKSDNLLYLNLGGDFENNMSKLGEKQAAALITGMLSILKENFSVKKIKFYVNSRQPGVTQPVDLSEQWEL; encoded by the coding sequence ATGCCTGAAAGACGATACAGCCGTTTCGATCCGGAATACAGCGAGCAGAACGGCGGATTGTTCGACGATTTTGACGATACGGACGACGAATACGGGGAAGCGCCGCGCAGCCGTTTTGAAGACGCTGACAAGGGAAGCCTGTTCGGCGGAAGAAAGAAAAAGAAAAAAGCTGCCTTTGAAGAAACCGAAGGCAGGCTCTTTGAAGACGGCACGGAGGACGATTACGACGAAGACAGCGAACCTCCGCGTACGCCGCTGGCTGTCCGTATTCTGGCAATGCTCGTTTTCCTTGCGGCTATATTCGCCGCGGGATATTACGGGACAGGTTACCTTGCCGGTGTTATGGGGCATGAAGACAGGCCTGCTGCGGAAAAAGGAACTGCTCAGTTTCAGAAAAGCGGAAAGGAACAGGAGAAAAAACAGACGCCTGTTTCAAAAAGTGACGGAACCGCAAAATACAAGCTGTTTATTCCGAACGGGAAGGATTTTTCCGTCCGCAGCGTTGAAATTTCCCGCGGAACTGTCGAACAGGATATGAAAAAACTGCTTGAAATGTATTTCGCAAACCTGAAAGAAGCCGGAATTATCTCTTCGGACGTGACAATCCTGAATCTGTTTAAGAGCGACAATCTGCTGTACCTCAATCTTGGCGGAGATTTTGAAAACAATATGTCCAAATTGGGTGAAAAACAGGCGGCGGCGTTGATAACGGGTATGCTTTCCATACTGAAGGAAAATTTCTCCGTTAAAAAGATAAAATTTTATGTGAACAGCCGCCAGCCTGGTGTAACGCAGCCTGTTGACCTGTCCGAACAGTGGGAGCTTTAA
- the rph gene encoding ribonuclease PH: MKRIDGRAADELRRVKLERNCNMYAEGSCLIECGNTRVLCTASVEEKVPPFLRGMGQGWVTAEYSMLPRATKERNSREISKGRPNSRGTEIQRLIGRSLRAAVKLDELGEYTITIDCDVLQADGGTRTASVTGGFVALFDALRTMEREKKLVKIPLKEQIAAVSCGMVLGVPMLDLCYAEDSSAEVDSNFVITGHGDFVEIQGTGEGRVFSPDELHRLTELAGKGVSELQRLQREALELTEYEEKLFA; the protein is encoded by the coding sequence ATGAAGAGAATTGACGGACGCGCGGCGGACGAACTGCGCAGAGTAAAGCTTGAAAGAAACTGCAATATGTACGCGGAAGGGTCCTGTCTCATAGAGTGCGGGAATACAAGAGTGCTTTGTACGGCTTCGGTGGAAGAAAAGGTGCCTCCTTTTCTCCGCGGTATGGGACAGGGCTGGGTGACAGCGGAATATTCAATGCTTCCGCGCGCCACAAAGGAAAGAAACAGCCGTGAAATCAGCAAGGGCAGGCCGAATTCCCGCGGTACGGAAATTCAGAGGCTTATAGGGCGCTCTCTCCGTGCGGCTGTCAAGCTTGACGAGCTTGGCGAATACACGATAACGATAGACTGCGACGTCCTGCAGGCTGACGGCGGTACGCGCACCGCATCGGTAACCGGCGGTTTTGTAGCGCTTTTTGACGCGCTTCGCACAATGGAAAGAGAAAAAAAACTTGTAAAAATACCGCTTAAAGAGCAGATTGCCGCCGTAAGCTGCGGTATGGTGCTCGGTGTCCCGATGCTTGACCTCTGCTATGCGGAGGACTCTTCGGCAGAAGTGGATTCAAATTTTGTCATCACGGGTCACGGTGATTTTGTAGAAATTCAGGGCACGGGCGAAGGAAGGGTGTTCTCCCCGGACGAACTGCACCGGCTCACGGAACTTGCGGGCAAGGGAGTGTCCGAGCTTCAGAGACTCCAGCGTGAAGCGCTTGAACTGACGGAATACGAGGAGAAACTGTTTGCATGA
- the rdgB gene encoding RdgB/HAM1 family non-canonical purine NTP pyrophosphatase, whose protein sequence is MKVVLASGNANKYKEMKEALAPAGIELVFGKELIPELDVEETGSTYAENSLLKAKAWAEATGMAALADDSGLEVEALDGLPGINSARIVSGSDADRTDWLLGELKGRENRNARFVACLTVVFTGSAQPLSVTGYCGGKIAEEPRGDSGFGYDPVFIPDGYDKSFAELGAGVKEKISHRAKALAALRQLFMRFNRTETRSGVQIFRAGK, encoded by the coding sequence ATGAAAGTAGTGCTTGCCAGCGGAAACGCAAACAAATACAAAGAAATGAAAGAAGCTCTGGCGCCTGCCGGTATTGAGCTTGTGTTCGGGAAAGAGCTTATTCCAGAGCTTGACGTTGAGGAAACGGGTTCAACCTATGCCGAAAATTCGCTGCTCAAGGCAAAAGCCTGGGCAGAGGCGACAGGAATGGCCGCACTTGCCGATGACAGCGGACTTGAAGTTGAAGCGCTGGACGGACTGCCGGGAATAAATTCCGCAAGAATAGTTTCAGGCAGCGACGCTGACAGGACAGACTGGCTGCTTGGCGAACTTAAGGGCAGAGAAAACAGAAACGCGCGTTTTGTGGCGTGTCTGACGGTGGTCTTTACGGGCAGCGCACAGCCTTTGTCGGTTACGGGCTACTGCGGCGGAAAAATCGCAGAGGAACCGCGGGGGGATTCCGGCTTCGGTTATGACCCTGTTTTTATTCCGGACGGCTATGATAAAAGTTTTGCCGAACTCGGCGCTGGGGTAAAGGAAAAAATATCTCACAGGGCAAAGGCACTTGCGGCACTCAGACAGCTTTTTATGCGGTTTAACCGTACTGAAACCAGAAGCGGTGTCCAGATTTTCAGAGCAGGAAAATAA
- the rplM gene encoding 50S ribosomal protein L13 — MLGTRSYMAKGEEVKRKWYVIDATDKHLGRLAVQAARILMGKDKPTYTPHVDTGDFVVIVNAEKIGLTGKKLDQETFKHHTGYMGGLRSETYKEVLERKPEHLIERVIKGMLPKTKLGRDMYRKLKVYSGPEHPHTAQQPEELK, encoded by the coding sequence ATGTTGGGAACACGTTCTTACATGGCCAAAGGTGAAGAAGTTAAACGCAAATGGTACGTTATAGATGCAACAGACAAACACCTCGGCCGTCTTGCAGTACAGGCAGCCCGCATACTTATGGGCAAAGACAAACCGACCTACACGCCTCACGTTGACACGGGCGACTTCGTGGTAATCGTAAACGCCGAAAAAATCGGTCTTACCGGCAAAAAGCTTGATCAGGAAACATTCAAACACCATACGGGTTACATGGGCGGACTCCGTTCAGAGACCTACAAAGAAGTGCTTGAACGCAAACCTGAGCACCTTATCGAGAGAGTTATTAAAGGCATGCTTCCGAAAACGAAACTCGGTCGTGACATGTATCGCAAACTCAAAGTCTACTCAGGCCCTGAGCATCCGCATACGGCACAGCAGCCTGAAGAGCTTAAGTAG
- a CDS encoding PHP domain-containing protein, whose translation MIRIDMHVHSIYSDGTYTPDALACAAKARGLTFITLTDHDTTDGLLDFDIACRRHGVQSLNGVELSAEAPYTLHILGYRLKPGTRALERRLEFIREHRNQRNLEICRKLREHGLDIVYADVAAEAHGFVIARPHIARALMKKGYVSSIGEAFAKYLSVGTPGYVQRERLTPRECIELIIEAGGLPVLAHPAQTKLTGRDFEDLICRLKDYGLWGIEAKYSKNSVYQNYDYMQEAKRFGLYPTAGSDFHGHPGQTIQLGIDVDENLLPWARLGLSI comes from the coding sequence ATGATACGAATTGACATGCACGTACACAGTATATATTCGGACGGCACCTATACGCCGGATGCGCTTGCCTGCGCAGCGAAAGCAAGAGGACTGACGTTTATTACGCTGACTGACCACGATACTACGGACGGTCTGCTTGATTTTGACATAGCCTGCCGCAGACACGGAGTTCAGTCGCTGAACGGTGTAGAACTTTCGGCGGAAGCTCCTTATACGCTGCATATTCTCGGTTACAGACTGAAGCCTGGAACGCGTGCGCTTGAGCGCAGACTTGAGTTTATCCGCGAACACAGAAACCAGCGCAATCTTGAAATATGCCGCAAGCTTCGCGAGCACGGACTGGATATAGTTTATGCCGACGTTGCCGCCGAGGCGCACGGTTTTGTCATCGCGCGTCCGCATATTGCCCGCGCACTTATGAAAAAGGGTTACGTCAGCTCAATCGGCGAGGCTTTTGCAAAATATCTGAGCGTGGGGACCCCCGGTTACGTGCAGAGAGAAAGACTGACGCCGCGCGAGTGCATAGAGCTCATCATTGAAGCCGGAGGGCTTCCGGTGCTTGCCCACCCTGCGCAGACGAAGCTGACTGGCAGGGATTTTGAAGATTTGATTTGCAGGCTCAAGGACTACGGTCTTTGGGGAATTGAGGCAAAATATTCCAAGAACAGCGTGTATCAGAATTACGATTACATGCAGGAAGCCAAACGGTTTGGCCTGTACCCGACTGCCGGATCTGATTTCCACGGACACCCCGGGCAGACTATTCAGCTTGGCATAGACGTTGACGAAAATTTACTGCCGTGGGCGAGGCTCGGTCTTTCGATATAA
- a CDS encoding N-acetylmuramoyl-L-alanine amidase: protein MKKTAFFTRIFAVVFLLLVLASACCASEIALFVKGVNKGEVPAKTEANRTYAALDTVAQLLGCERKDISEGTAFILNGKKAEVWDKSEIARVNGVVSMFGAPARFADGHWWAEYKSAENFFNNLCRSAGIDASVSFSEKKEKKNISGSTAKSSVKAEITTALETGISLAGGTKDAKRSDETESKLTKPAVKETAGAGTKTVPDKAAEKKAAAKETAAPKPEKQTTEEPEKTAEQPVEKNAEKVQAASAGTAKTVFTKKRRPVIVIDAGHGAHDPGALGHGVREKDINLKAATELGKVLKDYGASVMYTRSTDVFLKLQERTAFANKHNADVFVSLHCNSLPKPSDSTKGIEIYLMASPRDKDSLRLAIEENKEVSKDVSSVAALENADKKTRLLLKILGDMQQNNKINESTQLIESMNKKIKANRLQMRKVSQAPFFVLRGAGMPAVLVEMGYLSSAEDAARLNSASYRERLVSSLAQGIVDYIQTHVKL, encoded by the coding sequence ATGAAGAAAACGGCTTTTTTTACAAGAATATTCGCGGTGGTGTTTCTGCTGCTGGTTTTGGCTTCCGCATGCTGTGCTTCGGAAATAGCTCTGTTTGTGAAGGGTGTAAACAAAGGCGAGGTTCCGGCAAAGACTGAGGCGAACCGGACGTATGCCGCCCTTGACACAGTGGCACAGCTGCTTGGCTGTGAAAGGAAAGATATATCGGAGGGGACTGCATTTATTCTGAACGGCAAAAAAGCCGAGGTGTGGGACAAGTCTGAAATTGCGCGCGTCAACGGTGTTGTAAGCATGTTCGGCGCTCCTGCCCGTTTTGCGGACGGGCACTGGTGGGCAGAATATAAATCTGCGGAAAATTTTTTCAACAATTTGTGCCGCAGTGCGGGAATTGACGCGTCAGTTTCGTTTTCCGAAAAGAAAGAAAAGAAAAATATTTCCGGCAGTACGGCAAAATCTTCAGTTAAGGCTGAGATAACTACAGCATTGGAAACCGGTATTTCGCTTGCCGGCGGGACTAAAGACGCAAAACGTTCCGACGAAACAGAAAGCAAACTTACGAAACCGGCGGTGAAAGAAACTGCCGGCGCCGGTACAAAAACCGTTCCTGATAAAGCTGCCGAAAAAAAGGCAGCGGCGAAAGAAACCGCCGCACCGAAGCCGGAGAAACAGACAACAGAGGAGCCCGAAAAGACAGCAGAACAGCCTGTTGAAAAAAACGCCGAAAAAGTTCAGGCAGCTTCCGCCGGCACCGCCAAAACTGTTTTTACAAAAAAACGCCGTCCGGTTATAGTCATTGACGCCGGACACGGAGCGCATGACCCGGGGGCTCTGGGACACGGTGTCCGCGAGAAGGACATAAACCTGAAGGCTGCAACCGAGCTTGGAAAAGTTCTCAAAGATTACGGTGCCAGCGTTATGTACACGCGCAGTACGGACGTTTTCCTCAAGCTTCAGGAGCGTACGGCGTTTGCGAACAAACACAACGCTGACGTCTTTGTTTCTCTCCACTGCAATTCGCTTCCAAAGCCGAGTGACAGCACGAAAGGCATAGAAATATACCTCATGGCTTCGCCGCGCGACAAAGATTCTCTGCGCCTTGCCATTGAAGAAAACAAGGAAGTCAGTAAGGATGTCAGCTCTGTCGCCGCTCTGGAAAACGCTGACAAAAAAACAAGACTGCTGCTTAAAATTCTCGGAGACATGCAGCAGAACAACAAAATAAACGAGAGCACGCAGCTGATAGAATCAATGAACAAGAAAATTAAAGCAAACAGACTGCAGATGAGAAAAGTCAGCCAGGCGCCGTTCTTTGTTCTCCGCGGAGCGGGAATGCCTGCCGTGCTGGTGGAAATGGGTTATCTCAGCAGCGCTGAAGACGCGGCAAGGCTTAACAGCGCGTCCTACAGGGAACGCCTTGTCAGCAGTCTTGCGCAGGGTATAGTTGATTATATACAGACGCACGTTAAACTTTAA
- a CDS encoding YfcE family phosphodiesterase: protein MVGVLRLECGKIGIISDTHGDTAAWRKAVELFSDCGAIFHAGDVLMHNYDGAFVTDSLANEINACSCEIFAAMGNCDRFSDQELLLPVLQPFVSVDWNGRIVAMAHGNNPALLRRDAANAGASLVISGHTHVAKLERLGDVIFVNPGSASRPLGTQPASVAVADAEGISILTLDGKHLFDEAWI from the coding sequence ATGGTTGGCGTGCTTAGGCTCGAATGCGGGAAGATAGGTATTATCTCTGATACACACGGCGATACTGCGGCATGGAGAAAGGCTGTTGAGCTTTTTTCCGACTGCGGAGCGATTTTTCATGCCGGTGACGTGCTGATGCACAATTACGACGGAGCTTTTGTGACGGACAGTCTGGCAAATGAGATAAACGCCTGTTCCTGCGAAATTTTTGCCGCGATGGGCAATTGTGACCGTTTCAGCGATCAGGAGCTGCTTCTGCCTGTTCTTCAGCCGTTTGTTTCGGTGGACTGGAACGGCAGAATTGTCGCCATGGCGCACGGGAATAATCCGGCGCTGCTCAGGCGCGATGCCGCAAACGCCGGCGCGTCTCTTGTGATTTCCGGCCATACGCACGTTGCAAAGCTTGAGAGACTCGGAGACGTGATTTTTGTCAACCCCGGTTCTGCGTCGCGTCCTTTGGGAACACAGCCGGCGTCCGTGGCGGTGGCTGACGCTGAGGGGATTTCGATTTTAACACTGGATGGGAAACATTTGTTTGATGAGGCTTGGATTTAG
- a CDS encoding TSUP family transporter yields the protein MFTLSSDFAVSYPMLVLVSFLVGLGSFVDASAGGGGLITVPAYLLTGMPAHFAYGTNKVSAACGTFLAAVKFWRSGAMNIFAAFWAMLGSLTGSYILARAALMLSDMTLRTLQLVVIPFVAVVILARKNFSDEDRSGIFSGRKLGLMSFVIGFCIGGYDAIIGPGTGTFAIIAFALVTKFDLKTAAGNAKVLNCASGAASLAAFAMAGTVYWKLAVPTTICSLLGNQLGARLALKNGAKYIRPMLICVLSLLLIKLACDVIGRI from the coding sequence ATGTTCACTCTTTCGTCTGATTTTGCGGTTTCTTATCCTATGCTTGTTCTGGTATCTTTTCTTGTGGGGCTCGGCAGTTTTGTTGACGCCTCGGCAGGCGGCGGCGGACTGATTACCGTTCCGGCGTATCTCCTCACGGGTATGCCTGCGCATTTCGCTTACGGGACAAACAAGGTTTCCGCAGCCTGCGGCACGTTCCTTGCCGCCGTTAAATTCTGGAGAAGCGGCGCAATGAATATTTTTGCGGCGTTTTGGGCAATGCTCGGTTCGCTGACAGGCTCGTACATCCTCGCGCGCGCCGCGCTTATGCTTTCCGACATGACGCTCCGCACGCTTCAGCTTGTGGTTATTCCTTTCGTGGCAGTCGTTATCCTTGCCCGCAAAAATTTCAGCGACGAGGACCGTTCGGGTATTTTTTCAGGCAGAAAACTGGGCCTTATGTCCTTCGTTATCGGCTTCTGCATAGGCGGTTACGATGCCATTATCGGTCCCGGAACGGGAACCTTCGCAATCATCGCTTTTGCCCTTGTCACAAAATTTGACCTCAAAACCGCTGCCGGAAACGCCAAAGTGCTGAACTGCGCCTCAGGCGCCGCCTCGCTTGCCGCTTTCGCCATGGCGGGAACCGTCTACTGGAAGCTCGCGGTTCCAACAACGATATGCAGTCTGCTCGGCAATCAGCTCGGCGCAAGGCTGGCGCTCAAAAACGGCGCAAAATACATCCGCCCGATGCTTATCTGCGTGCTTTCGCTGCTGCTTATCAAGCTCGCCTGCGACGTAATCGGAAGAATATAA